In one Bactrocera tryoni isolate S06 chromosome 5, CSIRO_BtryS06_freeze2, whole genome shotgun sequence genomic region, the following are encoded:
- the LOC120777746 gene encoding pickpocket protein 28 — METEEKKDMQKEASLNSIPAALQWKRAALMAKTAAASRENIDNDSDADDVDTKQAIKYGNKCQATCGILKEYCDYSTIHGFRYLGETKRPRWERLFWVFVLIFSIYTCATLIMNIWDKWNNNPVIVSFAEKSTPVWQIPFPTVTVCTETKGRQTVLNFTDMYWKISDRFNNVSQIDLTEQESVRMEALAQVCDAHLLTDFKFGHQLASGSEIVSSLSAITPVFNETYLSCKWRNSPEKCQQIFKKFITEEGVCYSFNSLSPMEIFRPEGMIKEMLFQTDNRTATDWNVEDGYSASADPETYPERVLGPGARAGLYMVLNGFEQDFDNMCRGPVQGFKIILHTPGEVAQISKQYFRIPFDQEVLISIKPKIITTSEGLRHYEPHRRQCYFQKERYLRYFQIYTQSNCELECLSNFTLSQCGCVKFSMPHTPDTPVCGASNVKCINEAEDQLLLKEFNQGAESAGENVRGRTECDCLPSCTSIAYEAEISQSDFDYKLIANTFKQEDVNNFITNNKMSRVSIFFKEAQFLTSRRSELYGTTDFLANCGGLLGLFMGVSILSIVEIAYFCSVRLCTNLRMRHARRKELEREGETTKEA, encoded by the exons GAAACGTGCCGCGCTCATGGCGAAAACCGCAGCAGCTTCGAGGGAGAATATCGACAACGACAGCGACGCAGACGATGTGGACACGAAGCAGGCGATTAAATATGGCAACAAATGTCAGGCGACGTGCGGTATTCTGAAAGAATACTGTGATTACAGTACGATACACGGTTTCCGCTATTTGGGCGAAACGAAACGGCCGCGTTGGGAAAG ACTTTTCTGGGTATTCGTGCTAATATTCTCAATTTACACTTGCGCTACGCTGATAATGAATATTTGGGATAAGTGGAACAATAACCCGGTAATTGTGTCGTTTGCCGAGAAATCCACACCCGTCTGGCAGATACCTTTTCCCACTGTAACGGTTTGCACTGAAACAAAAGGAAGACAAACAGTTTTGAATTTCACCGATATGTATTGGAAAATATCCGACCGATTTAACAATGTTTCTCAGATTGACCTAACGGAACAAGA GAGCGTACGCATGGAAGCTTTGGCTCAAGTGTGTGACGCGCACTTGTTAACCGACTTCAAATTTGGACACCAGTTAGCGTCGGGCTCTGAGATCGTAAGTTCGCTGAGCGCTATCACGCCTGTGTTTAATGAGACGTATTTGAGTTGTAAATGGCGTAACTCTCCAGAGAAATGccaacaaatttttaagaaatttattaccGAAGAAGGTGTTTGTTATAGTTTCAATTCATTGAGTCCCATGGAGATATTCCGGCCGGAAGG CATGATTAAGGAGATGCTTTTCCAAACTGATAATCGCACGGCCACCGATTGGAATGTGGAGGACGGCTATAGCGCAAGCGCCGACCCTGAAACCTATCCGGAACGTGTGCTGGGTCCCGGAGCGCGTGCTGGTCTATATATGGTGCTGAATGGCTTCGAACAGGACTTTGATAATATGTGTCGCGGTCCGGTGCAAGGTTTCAAG ATCATTTTACATACACCCGGTGAGGTCGCACAAATATCGAAGCAATACTTCCGCATACCCTTCGATCAGGAGGTTTTGATTTcgataaaaccaaaaattataacCACCTCGGAGGGCTTGCGGCACTATGAGCCACATAG aCGTCAGTGCTACTTCCAAAAGGAGCGTTATTTGCGGTACTTCCAAATTTATACGCAGAGTAATTGTGAGCTCGAGTGCTTGTCGAATTTCACCTTAAGCCAATGTGGCTGCGTCAAGTTCTCCATGCCAC ACACACCGGACACACCAGTTTGTGGCGCCAGCAATGTGAAATGCATCAACGAAGCTGAGGATCAACTCTTACTCAAGGAATTCAATCAGGGCGCTGAAAGTGCAGGCGAAAATGTGCGTGGACGCACCGAATGCGATTGTTTGCCTTCGTGTACCTCCATCGCTTATGAAGCGGAAATTTCTCAATCAGATTTCGACTACAAATTGATCGCGAATACTTTTAAGCAGGAAGacgttaataattttataacaaa CAATAAAATGTCACGCGTCTCCATATTCTTCAAAGAAGCACAATTTCTAACTTCCAGACGCTCGGAATTATACGGTACTACTGACTTTCTTGCCAACTGCGGCGGTTTGTTGGGTCTCTTTATGGGCGTGTCTATCTTGAGTATTGTGGAAATTGCCTACTTCTGCTCCGTGCGTCTCTGCACGAATCTGCGCATGCGTCATGCGCGTCGCAAAGAACTGGAACGTGAAGGTGAAACTACAAAGGAAGCCTAG